In Methanobrevibacter sp., one DNA window encodes the following:
- the dmpI gene encoding 4-oxalocrotonate tautomerase DmpI yields MPVITIAGNDGISIEKKREMVKKVSETVAEAYDLPIEAITVLVQAYPKESIGVAGELLSDRE; encoded by the coding sequence ATGCCTGTTATAACAATTGCTGGAAATGATGGAATTAGTATTGAGAAAAAAAGAGAAATGGTTAAAAAAGTATCCGAAACAGTAGCTGAAGCATATGATTTGCCTATTGAAGCTATAACTGTTCTCGTGCAAGCTTATCCAAAAGAAAGTATTGGAGTGGCTGGCGAACTATTATCTGATAGGGAATAA